A part of Vigna radiata var. radiata cultivar VC1973A chromosome 11, Vradiata_ver6, whole genome shotgun sequence genomic DNA contains:
- the LOC106777988 gene encoding protein IQ-DOMAIN 31 isoform X1, protein MGKGRSPGKWFKNLLLGKKSSAKSTSSKKNDIFKPSSNKDVVLSSEVPVSDSPVNSLVISPPISGANDTKGVLSEKEVVSKSSHDNNVLSTGDEEAKVKDVTNFETQEDPEKLQLTEAAIKVQAACRSYLARRTFQTLKGAIQLQALIRGHLVRRQAVSALYCVKGIVKFQALARGYNVRRSDIGHAVQKICKDTHCSNSILVVSSAREEKVSENVFVCKLLASSPYAVPLSLTSDPGEPNFGWKWLEYWTLSHFWAPHPVLKKKSDSLSDEKNGSSQTVQRGQVKRTTRKSPAVKGDNGSVLAANRSKQRPKKDSSHPLPSAQEHPQKETEKSSLEKKLALNVSNGSEVVNEKRKNSSRKILDHSVTDVLEQVPNASSEKMEDLTVAKSEESDPGKGHAQPAKDENCNEPHNDPISVSRTSVKKGENEKNQGVGEDQNGGDDNCISNNCQRRASLPANFNDQDGEVYATPVTPRLPSYMAPTESAKAKLRGQNSPRFATDLVEKSSTTRRHSLSSSLNGRSGSFSPRAERLMAVSGRGVIKSDRSLSSSRDGTEKLIQPQWRR, encoded by the exons ATGGGGAAAGGAAGAAGTCCTGGCAAATGGTTCAAGAACTTACTCTTGGGGAAGAAATCGTCGGCAAAGTCTACTTCATCGAAGAagaatgatattttt AAACCTTCAAGTAATAAGGATGTGGTGTTGTCTTCTGAGGTACCTGTGTCTGATTCACCTGTCAATTCTCTGGTGATATCCCCGCCGATATCTGGTGCTAATGATACCAAAGGAGTGCTTTCAGAAAAGGAGGTAGTTAGTAAATCTTCACATGATAACAATGTTCTTTCAACTGGAGATGAAGAGGCCAAGGTGAAGGATGTTACTAATTTTGAAACTCAAGAGGATCCTGAGAAACTTCAGCTTACAGAAGCAGCTATAAAAGTTCAGGCCGCTTGTAGAAGCTATCTG GCTCGTCGAACATTTCAAACACTCAAAGGTGCCATACAACTACAAGCTCTCATTCGTGGTCACTTGGTTAGAAGACAAGCTGTTTCTGCTTTATACTGTGTGAAGGGAATAGTTAAATTTCAAGCATTGGCTCGTGGTTACAATGTTAGACGTTCTGATATTGGCCATGCTGTCCAGAAGATTTGTAAG GATACTCATTGTTCAAATTCTATTTTGGTAGTTTCATCAGCACGGGAAGAGAAGGTGTCAGAAAATGTCTTTGTTTGCAAG CTTCTGGCTTCATCCCCATATGCAGTTCCTCTATCACTCACCAGTGATCCAGGAGAACCTAACTTTGGTTGGAAGTGGCTTGAATATTGGACACTGTCACACTTTTGGGCACCTCATCCtgtattgaaaaagaaatctgACTCACTGTCTGATGAGAAAAATGGCAGTTCCCAGACAGTTCAAAGGGGACAAGTTAAAAGAACTACTAGAAAATCTCCTGCCGTGAAAGGTGACAATGGCTCTGTTTTAGCAGCTAACAGATCTAAGCAGCGTCCAAAAAAGGATTCAAGCCATCCATTGCCTTCAGCTCAAGAACACCCACAAAAAGAAACTGAAAAAAGTAGTCTTGAGAAAAAACTTGCACTTAATGTTTCAAATGGATCTGAGGTTGTTAacgaaaaaaggaaaaacagcaGTAGAAAGATTTTGGATCACAGTGTCACTGACGTTTTAGAGCAGGTCCCAAATGCCTCTTCAGAGAAAATGGAAGATTTGACGGTGGCAAAGTCAGAAGAGTCTGATCCTGGGAAGGGTCATGCACAGCCAGCAAAAGATGAGAATTGTAATGAGCCACATAATGATCCTATTTCTGTTTCAAGGACTAGTGTGAAGAAgggtgaaaatgaaaaaaatcaaggAGTTGGTGAGGATCAGAATGGTGGTGATGATAATTGTATCAGTAACAATTGCCAGAGAAGAGCTTCACTACCTGCAAACTTTAATGATCAAGATGGTGAGGTATATGCCACTCCTGTCACTCCAAGACTGCCCAGTTATATGGCTCCTACCGAATCTGCAAAGGCCAAGCTAAGAGGACAAAACTCCCCAAGATTTGCTACTGATTTGGTAGAAAAAAGCAGTACAACCAGGCGGCATTCACTTTCATCCTCACTAAATGGAAGGTCAGGTTCATTTTCCCCGAGAGCTGAAAGGCTGATGGCCGTGAGTGGCAGAGGAGTGATAAAGTCTGATAGATCTCTGTCATCTTCAAGAGATGGAACTG AGAAGTTGATCCAACCTCAGTGGAGAAGGTGA
- the LOC106777988 gene encoding protein IQ-DOMAIN 31 isoform X2: MGKGRSPGKWFKNLLLGKKSSAKSTSSKKNDIFVPVSDSPVNSLVISPPISGANDTKGVLSEKEVVSKSSHDNNVLSTGDEEAKVKDVTNFETQEDPEKLQLTEAAIKVQAACRSYLARRTFQTLKGAIQLQALIRGHLVRRQAVSALYCVKGIVKFQALARGYNVRRSDIGHAVQKICKDTHCSNSILVVSSAREEKVSENVFVCKLLASSPYAVPLSLTSDPGEPNFGWKWLEYWTLSHFWAPHPVLKKKSDSLSDEKNGSSQTVQRGQVKRTTRKSPAVKGDNGSVLAANRSKQRPKKDSSHPLPSAQEHPQKETEKSSLEKKLALNVSNGSEVVNEKRKNSSRKILDHSVTDVLEQVPNASSEKMEDLTVAKSEESDPGKGHAQPAKDENCNEPHNDPISVSRTSVKKGENEKNQGVGEDQNGGDDNCISNNCQRRASLPANFNDQDGEVYATPVTPRLPSYMAPTESAKAKLRGQNSPRFATDLVEKSSTTRRHSLSSSLNGRSGSFSPRAERLMAVSGRGVIKSDRSLSSSRDGTEKLIQPQWRR, encoded by the exons ATGGGGAAAGGAAGAAGTCCTGGCAAATGGTTCAAGAACTTACTCTTGGGGAAGAAATCGTCGGCAAAGTCTACTTCATCGAAGAagaatgatattttt GTACCTGTGTCTGATTCACCTGTCAATTCTCTGGTGATATCCCCGCCGATATCTGGTGCTAATGATACCAAAGGAGTGCTTTCAGAAAAGGAGGTAGTTAGTAAATCTTCACATGATAACAATGTTCTTTCAACTGGAGATGAAGAGGCCAAGGTGAAGGATGTTACTAATTTTGAAACTCAAGAGGATCCTGAGAAACTTCAGCTTACAGAAGCAGCTATAAAAGTTCAGGCCGCTTGTAGAAGCTATCTG GCTCGTCGAACATTTCAAACACTCAAAGGTGCCATACAACTACAAGCTCTCATTCGTGGTCACTTGGTTAGAAGACAAGCTGTTTCTGCTTTATACTGTGTGAAGGGAATAGTTAAATTTCAAGCATTGGCTCGTGGTTACAATGTTAGACGTTCTGATATTGGCCATGCTGTCCAGAAGATTTGTAAG GATACTCATTGTTCAAATTCTATTTTGGTAGTTTCATCAGCACGGGAAGAGAAGGTGTCAGAAAATGTCTTTGTTTGCAAG CTTCTGGCTTCATCCCCATATGCAGTTCCTCTATCACTCACCAGTGATCCAGGAGAACCTAACTTTGGTTGGAAGTGGCTTGAATATTGGACACTGTCACACTTTTGGGCACCTCATCCtgtattgaaaaagaaatctgACTCACTGTCTGATGAGAAAAATGGCAGTTCCCAGACAGTTCAAAGGGGACAAGTTAAAAGAACTACTAGAAAATCTCCTGCCGTGAAAGGTGACAATGGCTCTGTTTTAGCAGCTAACAGATCTAAGCAGCGTCCAAAAAAGGATTCAAGCCATCCATTGCCTTCAGCTCAAGAACACCCACAAAAAGAAACTGAAAAAAGTAGTCTTGAGAAAAAACTTGCACTTAATGTTTCAAATGGATCTGAGGTTGTTAacgaaaaaaggaaaaacagcaGTAGAAAGATTTTGGATCACAGTGTCACTGACGTTTTAGAGCAGGTCCCAAATGCCTCTTCAGAGAAAATGGAAGATTTGACGGTGGCAAAGTCAGAAGAGTCTGATCCTGGGAAGGGTCATGCACAGCCAGCAAAAGATGAGAATTGTAATGAGCCACATAATGATCCTATTTCTGTTTCAAGGACTAGTGTGAAGAAgggtgaaaatgaaaaaaatcaaggAGTTGGTGAGGATCAGAATGGTGGTGATGATAATTGTATCAGTAACAATTGCCAGAGAAGAGCTTCACTACCTGCAAACTTTAATGATCAAGATGGTGAGGTATATGCCACTCCTGTCACTCCAAGACTGCCCAGTTATATGGCTCCTACCGAATCTGCAAAGGCCAAGCTAAGAGGACAAAACTCCCCAAGATTTGCTACTGATTTGGTAGAAAAAAGCAGTACAACCAGGCGGCATTCACTTTCATCCTCACTAAATGGAAGGTCAGGTTCATTTTCCCCGAGAGCTGAAAGGCTGATGGCCGTGAGTGGCAGAGGAGTGATAAAGTCTGATAGATCTCTGTCATCTTCAAGAGATGGAACTG AGAAGTTGATCCAACCTCAGTGGAGAAGGTGA
- the LOC106776928 gene encoding ubiquitin-conjugating enzyme E2 2 isoform X1 codes for MIKPNTLFTFTSFFQPLPSFPFSWDCAFNYKPQVSLLGSSCSFLCPRLWLVSMSTPARKRLMRDFKRVQQDPPAGISGAPHENNIMLWNAVIFGPDDTPWDGGTFKLTLQFTEEYPNKPPVVRFVSQMFHPNIYADGSICLDILQNQWSPIYDVAAILTSIQSLLCDPNPNSPANSEAARMFSENKREYNRRVRDIVEQSWSAD; via the exons ATGATTAAACCAAATACCCTTTTCACGTTCACCTCTTTTTTTCAACCCCTTCCATCTTTCCCTTTCTCCTGGGACTGCGCCTTCAATTACAAACCACAAGTCTCCCTTTTAGGTTCTTCTTGCTCTTTTCTTTGCCCCAG ATTGTGGCTTGTGAGCATGTCGACTCCTGCAAGAAAGAGGCTCATGAGGGATTTTAAAAGAGTGCAACAAGATCCTCCAGCTGGCATCAGTGGGGCTCCCCATGAGAATAATATTATGCTTTGGAATGCAGTTATATTTGG ACCAGATGACACCCCTTGGGATGGAG GAACATTTAAGTTAACACTTCAGTTCACAGAGGAATATCCTAATAAACCACCTGTGGTGCGCTTTGTTTCTCAAATGTTTCATCCAAACA TTTATGCAGATGGAAGCATATGTTTGGACATTTTGCAAAATCAATGGAGTCCAATTTATGATGTAGCTGCAATACTTACCTCAATTCAG TCTTTGCTTTGTGATCCAAACCCAAATTCTCCAGCAAATTCAGAAGCTGCAAGGATGTTTAGTGAAAACAAACGTGAATACAACAGAAGAGTACGAGATATTGTTGAGCAGAGTTGGAGTGCTGATTAG
- the LOC106776928 gene encoding ubiquitin-conjugating enzyme E2 2 isoform X4 → MSTPARKRLMRDFKRVQQDPPAGISGAPHENNIMLWNAVIFGPDDTPWDGGTFKLTLQFTEEYPNKPPVVRFVSQMFHPNIYADGSICLDILQNQWSPIYDVAAILTSIQSLLCDPNPNSPANSEAARMFSENKREYNRRVRDIVEQSWSAD, encoded by the exons ATGTCGACTCCTGCAAGAAAGAGGCTCATGAGGGATTTTAAAAGAGTGCAACAAGATCCTCCAGCTGGCATCAGTGGGGCTCCCCATGAGAATAATATTATGCTTTGGAATGCAGTTATATTTGG ACCAGATGACACCCCTTGGGATGGAG GAACATTTAAGTTAACACTTCAGTTCACAGAGGAATATCCTAATAAACCACCTGTGGTGCGCTTTGTTTCTCAAATGTTTCATCCAAACA TTTATGCAGATGGAAGCATATGTTTGGACATTTTGCAAAATCAATGGAGTCCAATTTATGATGTAGCTGCAATACTTACCTCAATTCAG TCTTTGCTTTGTGATCCAAACCCAAATTCTCCAGCAAATTCAGAAGCTGCAAGGATGTTTAGTGAAAACAAACGTGAATACAACAGAAGAGTACGAGATATTGTTGAGCAGAGTTGGAGTGCTGATTAG
- the LOC106776928 gene encoding ubiquitin-conjugating enzyme E2 2 isoform X2 — MNLLPPLSGFDFVSEKFPGFNLVMDTGLWLVSMSTPARKRLMRDFKRVQQDPPAGISGAPHENNIMLWNAVIFGPDDTPWDGGTFKLTLQFTEEYPNKPPVVRFVSQMFHPNIYADGSICLDILQNQWSPIYDVAAILTSIQSLLCDPNPNSPANSEAARMFSENKREYNRRVRDIVEQSWSAD; from the exons ATGAATTTGCTTCCCCCACTTTCCGGCTTTGACTTTGTCAGTGAAAAGTTTCCAGGTTTTAACTTGGTGATGGATACAGG ATTGTGGCTTGTGAGCATGTCGACTCCTGCAAGAAAGAGGCTCATGAGGGATTTTAAAAGAGTGCAACAAGATCCTCCAGCTGGCATCAGTGGGGCTCCCCATGAGAATAATATTATGCTTTGGAATGCAGTTATATTTGG ACCAGATGACACCCCTTGGGATGGAG GAACATTTAAGTTAACACTTCAGTTCACAGAGGAATATCCTAATAAACCACCTGTGGTGCGCTTTGTTTCTCAAATGTTTCATCCAAACA TTTATGCAGATGGAAGCATATGTTTGGACATTTTGCAAAATCAATGGAGTCCAATTTATGATGTAGCTGCAATACTTACCTCAATTCAG TCTTTGCTTTGTGATCCAAACCCAAATTCTCCAGCAAATTCAGAAGCTGCAAGGATGTTTAGTGAAAACAAACGTGAATACAACAGAAGAGTACGAGATATTGTTGAGCAGAGTTGGAGTGCTGATTAG
- the LOC106776928 gene encoding ubiquitin-conjugating enzyme E2 2 isoform X3: MIKPNTLFTFTSFFQPLPSFPFSWDCAFNYKPQVSLLGSSCSFLCPRLWLVSMSTPARKRLMRDFKRVQQDPPAGISGAPHENNIMLWNAVIFGPDDTPWDGGTFKLTLQFTEEYPNKPPVVRFVSQMFHPNSDLCRWKHMFGHFAKSMESNL, encoded by the exons ATGATTAAACCAAATACCCTTTTCACGTTCACCTCTTTTTTTCAACCCCTTCCATCTTTCCCTTTCTCCTGGGACTGCGCCTTCAATTACAAACCACAAGTCTCCCTTTTAGGTTCTTCTTGCTCTTTTCTTTGCCCCAG ATTGTGGCTTGTGAGCATGTCGACTCCTGCAAGAAAGAGGCTCATGAGGGATTTTAAAAGAGTGCAACAAGATCCTCCAGCTGGCATCAGTGGGGCTCCCCATGAGAATAATATTATGCTTTGGAATGCAGTTATATTTGG ACCAGATGACACCCCTTGGGATGGAG GAACATTTAAGTTAACACTTCAGTTCACAGAGGAATATCCTAATAAACCACCTGTGGTGCGCTTTGTTTCTCAAATGTTTCATCCAAACAGTGA TTTATGCAGATGGAAGCATATGTTTGGACATTTTGCAAAATCAATGGAGTCCAATTTATGA